The genomic interval CTTCCACCGAAACCATACGAATCATTATCCGCATAAAAGGTCGATGACAGCGAGCGAAGCCGTTATGCACGAAGTATATATAAGGCGAGCGAAGATGTCTGAAGCTCCACGCACGACGCGCCGCATCGTGCAATTTTGTGTGACTTCGTTTGCGAGGTCGCACAAAATAGAAAAGGACACCGTATTTTGGGTGTCCTTTTCTGTGGAGCTGATGACCAGATTTGAACTGGTGACCCCGTCCTTACCAAGGACGTGCTCTACCGACTGAGCCACATCAGCATATTAAGTTTTAATTGATGTGGCGGGGTCACCTGCTAGCAAAACGAAGTGAAGCGTCACTACATTTTACCGTCCTTACCAAGGACGTGCTCTACCGACTGAGCCACATCAGCGAATGCTAATTGTGCGGTATAACCGCTCAAATGCTTTATTATTATAGGAAATGTTGTGCGAAATGTCAACTGTTATTTGCAATTTTTGCAAAATTCATTTTTGGGTGCATAGGGCTTGCAAAATCGCCGTGAAGTCGAGGCGCCGAAGTTTGGCCTCTCTATTGAATCGGGCGTGGAAACGTGGTATAGTATAGGGGTAGTCGGCAGAAAGGACGGGGCACGAACGCGATGTACCCCTACGGGTGCGATATATCGGCTATGCCCCCGTGAAAGCCGCCGTGCGCGAAATAAAACCCGCGGCGGGTTGCGGTCGCCCCTCGGGGCAGGGAGAACGGTATGGAAAAAGAAAAGGCGGAGAAAAGGGAAATCGGCAAGGCAAGAAAAATCGTCGGCTTCGTGGCGCTCGGGCTGGTGGCGGCGTTTTTCGTATATTGCGCGGTGGTGATGATCGTGCGCGTAGCGGGGGCGACGGACGCCAAGCGGTGGAGCGCCGTGCCGCGCTTCATGGCCGAATTCGGCGTGTCGTGCCTATTGGCGCTGCCGTGTTTGGACGTCGCCTTGGGCATTTTCTCTTGGCGGAAGAACAAAGCGGCGCGAGCGGCGGGCATCGTCTTGCGCGTAGCGGTGTGCTGCGTATGTTTGGCGTTCGTCGGCATGGTGCTGGCGGTGGGTATCACGGGTACCATCACGGACGAGGAGCCCGTGGAAACCGTGTGCGTGCTGGGGCTGGCGGTCAACGGCGACGAAATCGAGAAAGACCTCGAGCACAGGCTGGACCGAGCGCTCGAATATAAGGCCCAACACCCCGACGTGACCGTCATCG from Clostridia bacterium carries:
- a CDS encoding YdcF family protein → MEKEKAEKREIGKARKIVGFVALGLVAAFFVYCAVVMIVRVAGATDAKRWSAVPRFMAEFGVSCLLALPCLDVALGIFSWRKNKAARAAGIVLRVAVCCVCLAFVGMVLAVGITGTITDEEPVETVCVLGLAVNGDEIEKDLEHRLDRALEYKAQHPDVTVIVTGGNSEDADKTEAAYMRRYLLSHGFDTTRGALVEEAQAKTTVQNFQYVAELVDKDKPLAVVTSNTHIFRATAIAQKQGYAKIVRVPAKSEPATYLENLTWDTICAIMM